The window aatacataataaagaaatgaagttgtaagaattgcagatattgcacctaaaagaaaattactaaagaaagtggtgcataaaagaatacatattatagtttgttttgtttgttctaagagtaatttaacttcagtactcatacacatttaatggtaacttcagtattactaaagtaaatgtgttgatgtacggttgagttaattgtcaaaagtcaattgatggtgaaagaaacatcggcgtgggcatttacaattcatattaaagatgaagaaataaagaattactttaaatacttttttatttggaaacaaacatttatggaatatcttcatgtaattgattcatttggaaggaagagttaagaattacaacttatatatggaataaagattcaactaaaacaactagtaaattcttttggggttgtccagttaaggtcaggccttataggtctaaagaaaataaactagactaaagaatttctagatgttaattattggatattttgaaagatctagagataaatttagtctcataagtacttcaagattagccttgaaaataaatatatatacataatactccttaaacaagagtttaatgtatgctctagattatatgaatcaagaaattaagaatatttatgatgttggacaaatacttgaaggatcctggtttggatcattaagaaagcaaccaaacaactaatgtgatattttaagaacaaaacattgcatactcatatagtgaaatcgaatcggatagagatcatttggtatattgattcgaattttgttggatactaaaacagtcgaaaattcgtgccacatcattttagtttaaagaattaatttttggaagagtgttaagtagacactcgaattatttcaagttgatggtagaatttattaggtgttttgtggtatccaattaaagaatctgactgcaaaattttgtcacgaggttgcaaattatggatgatatagaaagaccactaaagttattacgtgacaataatttgcagttcttttactttaatagtaatatgagtttgactaagtcgaactatttggaaaataaagaattcagaatgtttatttatctattgagcatatttggacaaactctaaaattacggatccgttctctaaatatttgctatccgaggtctttcatgaacatattgttcatatggatattacatatttagatgatatacagttttagtgggagtttgtattgtgatgcttgtatagatacaatttggaatttatgtgcacattaaagaattagtttctaaagaaattaaagatttagtttttaaagaaaatcaagattttaaagttattcagattgatctctataaggaataaaggaggaccagttggtattagacatgttaaatatcacactacatgttaatccacactacacacccatgtttaatctatgttatttgattgtattgacatatgtgactattgagggtttagttacgaattaatgtaacaaaaaccgctttaatcctatgttgttataattgatggatgagattgatatagatgtatttgtaatgataacaatattttgagctcttaaggttataatatacaattgaaggaaatattatatgaccaaagtgggagattgttggaattatttccaatatttgggtacatatataatttaataattgtatattagttgttatcataataaagattaaagcccaaataaagtgatctattaaagtataaaggttatggacttatttagacatctataataaatatggggacatatttgtgtagaagcagaaatgtcattcattatttcgttgatgggccgaataataaatgggtatattagggctaggtccccaacccatatagatagtcatcctatttgtttctctcatcgaacaataaggtttatgttcatctctcaagaacactaaagaagaaggctatcgatatagggttggaagacttaaaccccacccacatcaaacattacgatccaggtccagatccagaacgagaagatccacattcagattcaggtccagatccaagatcaagaagaagagaataacgaagaacggcttaatgaaccgttcttcattaaagatccaggtacgtttccgcaacatatgtttatcttaatttatcgaCATAGTATACAAATTATAGgcttaaggattaaagatttagactaaagaaACTAACACTTCAGTCTTCTTCAGTCTTCTTCagattaaaacatttaaatatattgctgcatatatatatatatatatataataattcattatttcaaGCAAGTTGTGCAAGTAGTTGGGATTCCAATTTTCCAATATTAATTGTCTTATTCATATTGCATTTTCCTGTAAAATAAATAGTTTGGATTTTTCTCATGATTGCATCTGTCCAtccttttatttaatgaatattatattgcattttaagaaattaaaaactCCTAATATCTTAGGATCACACATTGAAAGGATGTAGCGTCATTGTCAGTTTCAGTGGAGTCCTCACGTTTGAGTTTTCCTTCCCTACATTTAGAGCTTAAATGATAATgggttatttttgttttttatttttttatttttctatgaGTCCTCACGTTTGAGTTTTTCTTCCCTACATTTTGAgttttctatgttttttaaatgatataaatgtGTTCGTTTAATCtttaacaacaaaaacattaaaaaaaattgaaaaaaaatatatatataaaaaaaaaatcactaacggtaaaaatgaaataaaaaaaaatttaatgagCACGGATTGCCATCGAGAAGATTAATATCGAGTTCCCCGACCGGCTCAGTCGGTTTACCCAAAGAAACTTCCCCGATTgttataattatgtattaaacGCATCGACCGACAACGATCACCGAACATTTTACGATTCTTTTCAAGTCAAATGGTTAACTAGAAGATAAGCGGGATAAGAGTCCAACGATTTAGACCAACTGTCTATATTCACATTTCCCTCTAATCACATTTTCCAATAGTTAACAAGTATAGATTTGGAAATAACCCATTATAATAAACTTCAAATCTCaattattactatattttaatcatcaaattatttaatttattaaattaaaaaaaaaattataatttatttaaacaaatatcaacaatatattttttctaaaaataaaaaaaaataaaagattaaacaaactctaaattttatttttctaataaaataatttaagagtttGTGGTTTACATGAGAgcttttattaagttttaaaattatttaggtcGATAATTTAGGGTTGTTAGGATCGACGACAATAATAGtagggggttgaatattgttattgtatttttcacttttatgcgattttaatcctgaTAGGGattgaaaatatgtttctaaTCTTGGACAAATCGTAACAAACTCTTGAATGGATTCAAGTGCCGAAAATGCTTGTGGGATTTGAAGCAGCAGATGTACGAAGAATGATGCAATGAAAGGACAACACAAtattttatagatgttcggagataaaactcctatgtcacccattcttctgtttccagaaggattccactagaagattttgatttgtatagcctcCACACAAACTCACTCAGATCACAGGTCTTAACACTTGTTtattctgaactcctagctatcACACTCTCTTGTTGAACAGACAACGTTCTGCTCTCAACTTACAATCGTGATGAATGATTATCAAGTACTACAAGAGATTATCGCCCAAAGTATATCGTAACGTAGTGACTGACAAAAATAGCTTTGAACAATGATTTTCCTGATAGCAAGAATGAACGAGGGTAGCCAAGAGAGATTCGTCGTTGTACTCTGATCcctttttatatttgatgcaTGACACTGGTGGAATCTATTTCAAAGATACATGGCATTTGTACGTTTGACGTACGTCTGGCCTACGGGATAGTGCTCAGATGAATAATATTCGTTGGTGTGTGGCATACGAGACTATAGTGCGCGGACTGATGTAATATTCGATAGAATGTGGCGTACGGGATAGTAGTGCCCGgactaatggaatattcggtaAAACGTGACGTACGTGATAGTAGTGCGCGGACTAATGGAATATTTGTATACGTGGAAATTGTACGTTTTGACGTATTAAGCTGATGTAGAAGTCTGCTGATAGCGAACTCAGATATTGGCGCAACACCAGTTACCGCAACACTGCTGTTGTCGCCACAACATTACTGTTGTCACCGCAACACTAAGtactaaaatgtttttttatttgaaattactactttattttattattatattaatacatttaattagTTGATTTACGTACCAAAACAGTTTTCACTCCTCAAAATCAACATTAGTTAAATAGAAATTTGGTGATTAAACAGTAAATTACGAGAATTGTCTATGATAAgtatttttagttttgtttagTTTTGAAGGTGGTCTCatgttttgaattcaaagttaaaattgatatGATTGTAGAAGATCAAATTCGTTCTGACTTGTGTGAAGATGGATTTTATTCTCATTTATTTGTCTTATTTTTAAACTACCTATAGTTTTAACACACAAGCCTACTTAAAAGTTACACTTTTACTTTTTTAgttagtttttatatattattttcattgtaCAATTTCAACTTATGGGCAATTCATCAATCATATGAGTTTCTTTTAAGTTTacaatatttaaagaaaatttgtaattaagtacatatacaaatttttatttaaccttttctaaaaaaaaagacTTATAATCTTTGATATTTTAGGTATGATTCTTTAATTTCACTTGAGTTATAATTctgtgaaatattattttatagcgtatacatataaaaatatatatatatgtgatcgTTTAAACTCAACCACTAATTCATGAGTTAGGTAAGAAAGGAAaacatttttacaaaaaaagACAAGTCCCGGTTAAAAATATAAGCAAAAAAGTCATCTAGATCATCTTAATTAGAAGCACTATTATCATCGATAAGTTCCATATTGTGTTACACTTTGACTTAGCCAATAATTGGAGGTTCTGTCaacactaaattaaaaaatggttatattattttcttaaacttataaatcttaattatgCCACTAGTTTTATGGTTGAATATAAAAGTTAGAATGCAATATTTTTTTCAGTGctctttatatttaatatatatatatatatatatatatatatatatatatatatatatatatatatatatatatatatatatatatatatatatatatattatagataattttgatcaaacaaaGTATATATATTGAGGGGAAGACGACCCACAAAGAAGACGCAGATCCTGGGAAGATCCTGTCTTCCCGACGTTCTAATCTCTCAGATGGAACGGGATTTTGAGATACAAACACTTTAGATCTTGATTGAATGTATTGTTTTTTTTCCATAATCTGAACAACTGTATTTTGGATgagatttaaccattttatctgCGATCTTCgcaaaataatgtaaaaataaaattgtttcgCCTTTTAAAAAACTGATCAAACAAGTTtagttgataaataattaatattagaaaattatgtaagattataaataattaataacgcattcttaaaatttagtatttataatattttaaattcaatttatattataaaattttaaattaaattaaaccaaaatatAAAACACGTCGCTAAATATTAAAACCTACTACTACAATGGTAAAAATGtcactaaatattaatgttacaTAAAATTTGTACTATGAACCGTGAAATAGTATGATAGGTTTTACGACTCTTATGCGTCCCTATTACCCCAGACGGACGAATGAAGGCAGGATGCTAGGCCTGAACTAAACGCGAGAAATGGACGGAATGCGTGTTGTGGACATCATTTACAAACATCatcacatatttatttattccaaGACATCATTTACAAACATTCtgcaaatataaatattataaaatgggGACATTACAACTAATTATAGCCTTTTACATTATTCAATACACTAGAGAGGTACGTAGCTACTTCAATtacacatttattatatattttacaaaacaaaattcataGCTTCGTCCATTTATTTGATCAAAACTAATTAATAGGTTTTAGCCATAAGAATTAGGTCATTTTTCTTATGCATGGCAATACCTGGTCTAACTTCTGAATCAATATCTTCCTTTTTCATCCCATGAGGAAGTTCCCATTTAAATTCGTAAAGTAGATTAGCCAGTGCAAGCTCAATAATTATAACTCCTAGGTTCAATCCAGGACATCCTCTCCTTCCCGTCCCAAAAGGGATAAATCCGAAGTCTTGACCTCTAAAATCAATATTCTTTGCACTCTCAAGAAATCTCTCAGGGCAAAACTCTTCAGGGTTTTCCCAGTATTCAGGATCTCTTCCAATCGCCCACAAGTTCACATAGACAATAGCTCCTTTCGGAATCTCGTATCCTTTTATTTTGCACGTTTGAGTTGCTAGATGAGGGACTGCAAGTGGTGCTGGAGGATGCAATCTTAGTGTCTCTTTCACTACAGCTTTTAGATAAATTAGTTTATCAAGATCATCTTCAAGGATGTGACAACATTCTTGAGAATGATTATCAAAGATATTCTCATGCTTGATTGATcttacttcttgttgaactttaTTCATGGATTTAGGGTTCTTTATCAATTCACTCATAGCCCATACCAAAGTAGCTGAGCTTGTGTCTGTTCCAGCCGTAAAAATATCCTAAacaatgaaataaataaattaagaatcataattttatttatgtggtAATtggaaattataaatttaatttagaggGTGATAGTTACATTACCATTAGCTGACATTTAATATGATCCATTGTGAGGTGCACTTGAAGTGAGTGGTCCTTCTGAAGTTGGAGTAAGACATCTATGATGTCCTCTTGATGTTCATAACTCTTTCTTAACACAAGATGATCATCAATGATTTCTTGTAGAAAAAAATCTAGATCTTTACAAACCTTATCCACCCATTTCAATCTTCCCACAAGCTTATCAACCCAACCCATGTATGGAAAATAATCGACCATATAGAATGATCCTGCCACTGCCTGAAGTTCATGCAAGAGATCTTGGAACTTACTCTTGGTCTTATCCCCTCTATAGTCATCGTCGTACCTCTTTCCGAAAGCAATCCTGCAAATGATGGAGTTGACAAGATATATGGTTATCTCACTCAGATTGATCGGCTTGGATTGAGACGTGAGCTGAGAGATGATGTTGATGGTGCGAGAGACTTCGTTGTATCGAATGGGACGAAAGGAGAGAACTCGCTTGAGGCTCAATAGATGGAGGACGTTGATCTTTCTGATTTCCCTCCAGTATTCTCCATATTGAGCGAACGTCACGTCTAATCCATTGCAGGATATTTTCATTTGGCCATAAAATGTAGGACGACCTGCGAGTTCACGATCGTGGGTGCTAAGAGCTTCTTTTGCGATTTCTGCGGAAGAAACGACTATGGCTGTTAAGGAGCCTAGGCGAAGAGACATGAGGGGGCCATATTTGTGGGAAAGTTGGTAGAGATGGCCATGGAGATTTGCAAAGTTAAGTTGGTGCAAGTTACCAATTATTGGAAACCTTGGAGGTCCTGGCGGGAGAAGACTTGATTCATTTTGGCGAGTGTAGAACTTTTCATGTAGAAAAAACCACAACAATATTAATGGTGGTAAAATAATCGTAAGAAACAAGTTTAGTTCCATATTTGATTATTATGGATTCCCCTTATCATCTCCtactctatatataatgattttaatgatcttatatacatatatatagatataattatgtatatacTTAATTTGACTAAAACATGTGTACTATATTATTTTGTCTTTTTGTGATACATTTCATATCACTTTTTGCTTATTTTGTTCACGctcattttgtttgttttgtttcttCTTATGGGTGGAGAATTCCCCCATTTTGTGATAACCCTTtttgaatgattcaattttaaataataaactatgaaattgtttgtaaaaaaaatgatcatagatttaaagaaaattagaataaatataatttgtaaattaaattactGTAAGCACACGTGGTTGTAgaaatattaatacaacaaatacaattccaaaaattccaaaaaaaaaaaattaagaaaaaaaaaatcaaaattaataaagacATGTGACATGAATTTTCGTATCAAACTTCAAACATCAACACGGTGAACAACAATGTATTTAATGTTCAAGGTcgaaattatcttaattaaataactaaatctCTCATTTGGCACAAGCTCTCATGAACAAACCATCAACAATTCATGTATTTTTCTTGTTCTATATAACCAATTATTGATAAATtgaatttcttaaattaaattaatcaaatatttatacttttgaaacaattaattatcaaataagtttgagactgaaaaaaaaaacagcataATTCTCAATATAATGAGctgttttattataaataatatgagtatgagaaaatgtaatattattataatgcaTGCGCTGTCTCCTCTATTGTATTTCTGATTAAAGAGTGATGACATGCAGTTAATGGAAAATATGCACATACAAGTTGAAAGGTAGTAAActcgtaaaataaaaaattattaataaataggagtttattttaaaacaatataattagtaatatattattattattatttgtatatataattaagcataaaactaatctaaataataataataaataaatgacaataAGAAAGTCACAGTTACACAGTCAACttgaataaattcatttatttaaataattaatcaagttttttgaatttataaatataatttgattttgtttatgtGAAATCCGTATACAACTAAtgtaaaattgaataatttataaatttgaaatttcaagattataaatttaaatgtaacaattaattagtttagagtttatttaaatcaaatttattaatttatttaaaataataacattcgTTATTCGATAATTTTCACCGCCCTAAATTCGCATCATCTATCAtcttttgttaaaattatgtatgagataaatattgtaatagCCATCGAGAGTGATAACTTAGAGTCATTCTTCTTGATGTTAAGCTTTTTCCATACTATTCCTCTCAAATCAGGATGTTATTTGTCTTTTTGTAATATTTCTTAGTTGTTGATTTgaattttcactattttaattatatatattgtacaATTAAGGTTCCGTAAGAGACTTgagtaaatgaattatttgggtttaaaattctttaaatatcTTTGATAAAAGTTGATTTTTCTATACAAATCAACTTGATCTAAATAATAGACAAATCAaagtaaaaaacaatatatgtcCTTATTCctcaacaaataaaataatgaaatatgtcctcaatattatattttgctACAAAAAGAAaccatataattattatttagaaacataaatcaaaataagaaacatgctgataccaaatgttgaaATGAGAATCTCCAATATACAATTAACACAAatactattaattaaaattgaaaccaAACAAGAAATTAAACTTCTAATTATATAGttcaactatttttattttggaaatggtgcaagtataataaaaaataattagagttGTTTATgtatacataaaataattagagtTGTAAAACTACATAAAATGACacgagagaaaataaaaaatagtcacaaaatatgaaaataagaagaaaaaaatacaaacacgTTACAACAGATTATTGAGCTCATCCTTATGAAGAGTGATTAGTTTTCTAACCGACTTCACTGACTTTtcgaatataataataataacattgtgAATGATATGTATTGAACGAATACGATTATTGAAAGTTCAATGATTTCTGAATGATAAGTGACATTCACTATATTTCATATTCATGATTGGTTGCTCTAAAAAATCACTTTCAACTTTCATTGAAGGAAAGGAAtgtgattgatattttattatatgttgGATGAGATCTGGTCCTAGCTAGTTGTCGTTTCGGTCAGTCTCCTCCTTAATTTGTGTTATGatgtatttttttagtttattttgattcatgtgatctttgatgatgtttaatttaGTGATTAACTCATTAGTAGTTACttgtatttatttgttttggatGCTTAAATTTTTTCACAACTTTATGTAGCTGTAGCATCAGTAAGTGGTACTCACTGGCAAGAAGCATGAGCAATTGGAGCTACATAATATTTTCAATGGAgctaattgtttttaataatgttaacataattttatttcttaaaagcaCCCACATACATAAAAGTTCATTAATTTATTCAAGACTAATTATACTCTTAGCCATAAGAATTAGGTCATTTTTCTTATGCATGGTAATACCCGGTCTAACATCTGAATCAATATCTTCCTTCTTCATTCCAAGAGGAAGCTCCCAATTAAATTCATAAAGTAGATTAGCCAGTGCAAGCTCTACAATTGCAACCCCTAGGTTTAATCCAGGACACCCTCTCCTACCCGCCCCGAAAGGAATAAGCCCAAAGTCTTGCCCTCTAAAATCAATATTCTTTGCACTTTCTAGAAATCTCTCGGGACTAAATTCTTGAGGGGTTTCCCAATACTCGGGATCTCTCCCAATAGCCCACAAGTTCACAAAGATAATATCTCCCGATTGAATTTCGTATCCCATTATCTTGCATGTTTGAGTTGCTAGATGAGGGACTCCAAGTGGTGCCGGGGGATGCAATCTTAATGTCTCTTTCACTACGGCCTTTAAATAAACTAGTTTATCTAGATCATCTTCAAGGACGTGACAACATATTTGAGAATGATTATCATTGATATTCTCATGTTTGATTGATCTTACTTCTTGTTGGACTTTATTCATGGTTTTAGGGTTCTTCATTAATTCACTCATTGTCCATACCAAAGTAGCAGCGCTTGTGTCTGTTCCAGCCACCAAAATATCCTGAagagatgaaataaataaagcaTCTTAATTTCGTTAATGTAGTAAAGGatcagttatatatataactcatagaaataaaatgaaataatttttgttaatattttataaatttaataatgaaaatttatgtttgtgaaaaaaaacataaaaatagaaTTGGAGAATAAAGTGTGATACAAACAAACagagtttattatttttaacaaacaaatgGCTAAACCTTCAAAACAACGGTTTGGTTCAATTGCAAAGACTAAAACCTTTAAGAAGTttctaacatttaaaaaaaaaagttttcatACTTAAAGTGTGACcatacttaatttaaaagacTAATAAATCAATGTTTCGATTTTAAAAggcttaggccttgttcggattgggttATTTTAATAACCTAGAGGGGGAAAAtgagtaatgattggtgatgattttgaggagatgagaatatttttggtaaaattacttaaagggtattgatatataataataaaataataaatattaatttaaaataaaaagtattttagtattttttttgttatgaattgagtgatgtaaCTAATGAGAGGGGAGTAAAAAGATGTTTGAGTgggttgaattatttaaataaccccaacCGAGGAAGGCCTTGTATTAGAGTGATAGTAATAAAAGTTGGTGTGATGCTAACTTCCgccttaaaaaaacaaatttgataaaataatatataaaggaGATGTTTcattattgatattataattataaaaaagacaGGCGGCGGCTTTCTAATTCATTGTCTTGTTGTCGTCAATTAATAAAACAAGACACTCACGCGGCGGCTACACCTGGAAGAGGAATAACTTAGGGCTTGTTCGGGAgtggttttttaaataatataaaaagaaagaaattatggTTGATAATAATTATGAGAAGGTTgtgatatttttttgataaaaaagtattgatatatttttattgattttataaaaggtatttttaatatttttgattaattattataattatttcaggGAAGGAACtgaaatgttatttaatttttttaggttatttaaataattcaaaaccaaccgaataaaaacttaattattatgtaGGGCAAgtagaaggaagaagaaataggTATGCCTTTAAGAATTTCtatgtttgtgtttttttaaaactccaaatataatctaatattattttattttatttttattcatcacatcttaataaattgaaatcaattaattttatttttgaattctatttttcatgttatatatatttttttttgtgtttaaatatttttaatttaacttgcatgaattatttttaaaaaataaaacaaattcataGTTTAAGAAATTAGTTCAATTCGCATAGTCATGACTTTTGTCATGAGATACTTCATCACAATCAGAATAAACTCTCAacattaacttaatatatttttaattgttacaaacaatattatttaaataatttataggaaaaaaagctcatttagacgtatatacttgtacaactagctcacttagacgtatgtactaataaaaagtcatttaaatatatgtactatcaaaaattgactcatttagcctcttttaataaccatggttaatttttatttttaaatttatatatttattaattaaatattaatatattttgtttctctttctttttcattaattaaactagataatttattttatttttaaattttttattattttaatattaatttttcttttatatttcatcttctttttttattagtttttatttctcatattttttaaattctcattttttttttaatttaacaacttttttatgaattttatgttttactgtaatattttttttaagaggtttttcttatttaatttaatataatataaatgaaaaagggttttttcttatttagtttaatataaataaaaatgaaattaataattttttatttaatttttattcacgacttatattagtagtaaagaaattgttttgtctaatatttgattattactcttttagtgtttgatgaatgagtttttattattattcaattcttaattaatttatttttgtgttaaaggatttttattgttgaaagaattttcattgttatattcaattattgggataaataattttaaaataattaataattaatgtgaatataaaaaaatatatataaaaaaga is drawn from Impatiens glandulifera chromosome 3, dImpGla2.1, whole genome shotgun sequence and contains these coding sequences:
- the LOC124929817 gene encoding cytochrome P450 71A1-like, with protein sequence MELNLFLTIILPPLILLWFFLHEKFYTRQNESSLLPPGPPRFPIIGNLHQLNFANLHGHLYQLSHKYGPLMSLRLGSLTAIVVSSAEIAKEALSTHDRELAGRPTFYGQMKISCNGLDVTFAQYGEYWREIRKINVLHLLSLKRVLSFRPIRYNEVSRTINIISQLTSQSKPINLSEITIYLVNSIICRIAFGKRYDDDYRGDKTKSKFQDLLHELQAVAGSFYMVDYFPYMGWVDKLVGRLKWVDKVCKDLDFFLQEIIDDHLVLRKSYEHQEDIIDVLLQLQKDHSLQVHLTMDHIKCQLMDIFTAGTDTSSATLVWAMSELIKNPKSMNKVQQEVRSIKHENIFDNHSQECCHILEDDLDKLIYLKAVVKETLRLHPPAPLAVPHLATQTCKIKGYEIPKGAIVYVNLWAIGRDPEYWENPEEFCPERFLESAKNIDFRGQDFGFIPFGTGRRGCPGLNLGVIIIELALANLLYEFKWELPHGMKKEDIDSEVRPGIAMHKKNDLILMAKTY
- the LOC124932776 gene encoding cytochrome P450 71A1-like: MSELMKNPKTMNKVQQEVRSIKHENINDNHSQICCHVLEDDLDKLVYLKAVVKETLRLHPPAPLGVPHLATQTCKIMGYEIQSGDIIFVNLWAIGRDPEYWETPQEFSPERFLESAKNIDFRGQDFGLIPFGAGRRGCPGLNLGVAIVELALANLLYEFNWELPLGMKKEDIDSDVRPGITMHKKNDLILMAKSIISLE